The following coding sequences are from one Salmo trutta chromosome 36, fSalTru1.1, whole genome shotgun sequence window:
- the LOC115175663 gene encoding neurexophilin-1-like, translating into MQATCWCAVLLLTPAVYLVTSVHASKGDLLKSSSPKSTLKHIWTESGKDLSISRLLSQTLHGKENTTALDLRYDTPEPYSEQDLWDWLRNSTDLQDSRPRAKRRPMVKTGKFKKMFGWGDFHSNIKTVKLNLLITGKIVDHGNGTFSVYFRHNSTGQGNVSVSLVPPTKIVEFDVAAQQSVIDAKDSKSFNCRIEYEKVEKGARNTLCNFDPSKTCYQEQTQSHVSWLCSKPFKVICIYISFYSTDYKLVQKVCPDYNYHSETPYFPSG; encoded by the coding sequence GTGACAAGTGTACATGCTTCCAAGGGAGACCTCCTCAAGTCGAGCAGCCCCAAGTCGACGTTAAAACACATATGGACAGAAAGCGGCAAGGACCTGTCAATCAGCAGGTTGCTGTCACAGACTCTCCATGGCAAAGAGAACACCACAGCCCTGGACCTGCGCTACGACACCCCGGAGCCCTACTCCGAGCAGGACCTCTGGGACTGGCTGAGGAACTCCACCGACCTCCAGGATTCTAGACCTAGAGCCAAACGGCGGCCTATGGTCAAGACGGGCAAGTTCAAGAAGATGTTTGGCTGGGGAGACTTCCACTCCAACATCAAGACAGTCAAGCTCAACCTCCTCATCACCGGGAAGATTGTGGACCACGGCAACGGAACCTTCAGCGTCTACTTCAGACACAACTCCACAGGCCAGGGCAACGTGTCTGTGAGTCTCGTCCCGCCAACAAAGATCGTGGAGTTCGACGTGGCAGCCCAGCAGTCCGTGATTGACGCCAAGGACTCCAAGTCCTTCAACTGCCGCATCGAGTACGAGAAAGTGGAGAAGGGCGCCAGGAACACGCTGTGTAACTTCGACCCGTCCAAGACATGTTACCAGGAGCAGACTCAGAGCCACGTCTCCTGGCTCTGTTCCAAGCCATTTAAAGTAATCTGCATCTACATCTCCTTCTACAGCACTGACTACAAGCTGGTGCAGAAAGTCTGTCCGGACTACAACTACCACAGTGAAACTCCCTACTTCCCCTCTGGCTGA